Genomic segment of Candidatus Neomarinimicrobiota bacterium:
CCCGCCGGTATTAAACCTTCATCACCGGTGGCATAATGCAACTGCAACTGTCCGGAGTCTATTGGTTTAGCAGACAGTCTTTCGGGACGAGGCAGGCGTGTTTGCGCTTCACTGGAGAGAAAGGTAAGCCAACGGGGATCATAACCGGCGGTCATCTGGAAGCCACACAGGTTCACGGAGTTAGTGAGCCCCACCGGGACAGTAACCGTCCGGCCGGGCTCGGCTTCACTGGCAGCGGGGGCAAAGACGCCCCGCACCACACCGACCGGGAACGATCCGGCGACGGTGGTTTGACGCAGGGTGTGCCCGCGCTCATCAGACAATACCACCTCCTCCAGGTCCAGCCCGATCAGACCCTCAGGGGCCTCGGGCAGCACGCGGTAAGCAATCGTGACTACCGGCCCCCGGCCGACAGAGATGGGGGTGTTAGAAAAGGAAGATTCAATCAGGCGCAGGGCTCCCTTTCCCAGTCCGGTGTGGGCTACATGGGCATCCGCCGGGAGCCGGGGGGTGCCGCGAACTTCCACAACCTGCAAAGCATCCGAGGCCGCCCGGATGACGAGCTGAAAGGCCATTACCGGCCGGGGATTGTCCATGAAAATGGACACATAACCGGTGTCACCCGGTTGGGTAGGAGCACCGGTTCCAACCCGCAGCTGCGCCAGCTGCACCTCAATCGCGACGGCACCACCCGCCACGCGGGCACTATATGCCCCTCCGTGGGCATCGGAGATTACCACCTCCCCGACATCCAAATTGACTTTCGCCGGGATCATCGCATCGACATCCATCAGCAGCAGCAGGACGGTCCCTTCACGCGGTGGTATCGTCGTTAGCCGCGGTGAGAAACCCACCACCGACCAACTCTCGCCAGGAGTATCCCGCTCCAGATAGAATATCCAATCCGGGGGAACATGGTCACCCAACACCACTCTGGGATTGGTAAGTAACCCTGGGGGAATGTCCTGAAACTCAAAACGGATACCAGCCACGGGATCATCATTCTTCATACTAATAGGGATCGCCACTTCATCCCCGGCGAGAGCCCGGGTTTGACCGACGGCGAAATCCACCCAGCTCACAGGGGTAGCCGCAACTCCATTTGACGGGCCTGACTCAAACTGGCCGTCATAGATCGCCGTCACGGCATAACCGTAGGTCTGGCCGTTGACCACCGCTGTATCCAGGTAAGCCAGATTATCCGCCCCGACAGTGACCAGGAGGGTTTCTCGCCCGCGGGGAACTGGCAGCTCCAGGTCGCGATAGATGGCATATCCGGTCACCGGCAGCACTTGCCGTTCGATTAGCGGTGCAGGTGCGGGGATCGGAGTCAGGGAGCCAGCCGTGGGCCGATAGCCCTGAGCCACCGCTTCAGCTTTGATGGATGAGAGCGCCCGCGGGGCATACACTGAGGGATGTTCAGGGGTCAAAATCCGTCCGATGCCCGGTCGTTGGCCGGGTTTAACGCCGAACGCGGCCAACTGGCGCCGGATACCATCAATCCGGTCCATGCGGCCCAGGATGAAACCATATTCCAGGGCCCAGAAAGCCGTCCGGTGCTGGCCGACAGCCCCCAGGTGGGTCAGCCCGCTTACCAGACCGCGGGCCTGAGCATGGCTGGTTGTGATGGCGTCGCCGTAGTCCATTTCGGAGCGCGGAGGGGTAGCGGGATACTCGATTCCATCCATGAAACTCCCATCCGATCCGGTCAGGGCTTCCGGGGTTCCTGCGTCTTCAGCGACGATCCGGGCACCAAAATAGCGACTGATAAAGCTGGGGCCAATATCCCAGATGATATCCTGTCCGATGAGCCAGACCCTTCCACCCCGCTTGAGAAAAGCAGCCAGATTGGCCTGATCGTTGGGCGTGAGTGTCGGGTGATAGCCCCACTCGTAACCCGTCATCCAGATAATGATATCAACGTGCTGGAGTGCTTCCCGATCGGGGCCATCGGCGCCCACCGGGACGCTGAAGTAATCGAAGGCGTAGCCGGCACTGGTGAGATCGTCAGCCATCTGCCCACCCACATCCAGGTATGGTAGACCCAGCTGGGAGGCATCGTCATCTACCAGGAGGATAGGTTCCTTTCCGACACCGCCATCGGTTGGAGCCGCCCAGCTCAGGGGCACCACCCCGTCCTGGCCCGACAAGGCAACCAGGTTCCGTGGTGGATCAAGATAGCCCGGAAAGACCGCCATTCGGCCAGGAATAGTCCGGGAGACCAACCGCTCCTGTCCCTCACGCTCCATGACGCGCACGTCCGCCGCATATACCCCGATATCCGTGCGATAGGCGGCCGAGTCCACCGCGAAGGCTATCTCCAGAATCTCGCCCGCGCCAGGCCCCATTTCTTTCCCCGCCTGAGCATAGAGCCAGATCCATATCCCACTGTCGGCCGGTTCCCATTCCAATTGAAACTTATCTAAGCGGCCAGAGGCAACCACATCCAGCGGCTCAAGCAGATCAGGCTCCCACCAAAGGCTGAGCTGAATTCCCACCACGGGTCCGGTATTGGAGAGCCGGAGGGATAGATCGGCCCTCTCACCCTGGTCCGCCTGGGCTTCGCCAATA
This window contains:
- a CDS encoding cohesin domain-containing protein: MSDFLHLADRFRSLVPAVGLLFLSGQSLGAQASPEPVEWAGPDSARIVLALPHITVPADTDTVMVPVELYNEWDEVGGLQVDLYHGEGVPILDSVLSTDRTPGWRIDRLQLPRAGSSRILVFDPAGSNIAPGVGPVMRLVFIIPRGTASRDYVPLSLEAVIVSDPIGSALPARGQDGALNLGKVVELIIGEAQADQGERADLSLRLSNTGPVVGIQLSLWWEPDLLEPLDVVASGRLDKFQLEWEPADSGIWIWLYAQAGKEMGPGAGEILEIAFAVDSAAYRTDIGVYAADVRVMEREGQERLVSRTIPGRMAVFPGYLDPPRNLVALSGQDGVVPLSWAAPTDGGVGKEPILLVDDDASQLGLPYLDVGGQMADDLTSAGYAFDYFSVPVGADGPDREALQHVDIIIWMTGYEWGYHPTLTPNDQANLAAFLKRGGRVWLIGQDIIWDIGPSFISRYFGARIVAEDAGTPEALTGSDGSFMDGIEYPATPPRSEMDYGDAITTSHAQARGLVSGLTHLGAVGQHRTAFWALEYGFILGRMDRIDGIRRQLAAFGVKPGQRPGIGRILTPEHPSVYAPRALSSIKAEAVAQGYRPTAGSLTPIPAPAPLIERQVLPVTGYAIYRDLELPVPRGRETLLVTVGADNLAYLDTAVVNGQTYGYAVTAIYDGQFESGPSNGVAATPVSWVDFAVGQTRALAGDEVAIPISMKNDDPVAGIRFEFQDIPPGLLTNPRVVLGDHVPPDWIFYLERDTPGESWSVVGFSPRLTTIPPREGTVLLLLMDVDAMIPAKVNLDVGEVVISDAHGGAYSARVAGGAVAIEVQLAQLRVGTGAPTQPGDTGYVSIFMDNPRPVMAFQLVIRAASDALQVVEVRGTPRLPADAHVAHTGLGKGALRLIESSFSNTPISVGRGPVVTIAYRVLPEAPEGLIGLDLEEVVLSDERGHTLRQTTVAGSFPVGVVRGVFAPAASEAEPGRTVTVPVGLTNSVNLCGFQMTAGYDPRWLTFLSSEAQTRLPRPERLSAKPIDSGQLQLHYATGDEGLIPAG